The Coleofasciculaceae cyanobacterium genomic sequence GCGCCTACCGCTACCATAATTGTGGCAAAGTAATGCATAATCGGTGGCACTCGTTCCCAGCCAAATAGCATAATGCCTAAAAACCCAGCTTCGAGGGCAAATGCCATGGATGCTTCAAAGCCTAAGACACTACCGAAAAAGTCTCCTACCGCCTCAGAAAAAGGCCCCCAGTTTGTGCCAAACTCAAATTCCATTGGTAGTCCCGAAGCTACCCCAATACCAAAATTTAGAACATAGAGTTTTGACCAAAAACGAGCGTGATAATAATAGTTTTGGTTACGAGTTTTAAGCCATAATCCCTCTATGATAATTAGGTAAACAGCCATGCCGGTAGTTAAAATTGGCCACAGCATATGAAAAATTGCGGTAACGGCGAACTGTAAGCGCGAAAGGATTACTGTATCGGATAAAAATTCCATCGATAATGTGTTGAAAATAGTCTAGTGATTTACTTCTATTGATGTGTAGATGTGTGTTTTGAGAGAAATTTTATCCTCCCTGGTTATTAGTTTAGCGATTATGTTGATTGAAAAAGTTTAAATAAAACTTGATAATTTGATTGAAAAACTAGGATTATTGTACCTAAACTGATGTAATGGAGCGACGATCAAATTCAGGCTCAATCTAATTTTTAATTTTTTAAAATGTATGTATTGTTAACTAGCCATCATTATTAATCATATGACGATAAGGTGAACAGTAGCGTCAGGACCATGATGTGTGAACGCCCCGTTTCGTCAATGAGAGCTTTTTCACCAAAGTTGTCCTAGAATACCGAACTTCTGTTGGTGGAAATAAACAGCTAAAATTTACTAGTATTGAACCAAATAATAAATATCGATATTTCAGGTAACTAAAATGTGGCAATTCTTGCTTACTTGGTTGGCGACGGCTGTTTCTTTGATCGTTACAGCATTTATCGTGCCTGGGTTTGCTATTGTAAGCTTCTCCTCTGCCATTATAGGAGCAGCAGTTTTGGGTTTAGTAAACGCAGTGGTCAAACCTATACTGATCCTGTTCACCTTACCACTAACAATATTAACTTTAGGACTATTTCTGCTGGTAGTAAATGCGATTGCCTTGGGTCTTGTAAGTTATCTTACACCTGGTTTGACGATAGCTGGTTTCTTCCCTGCTATGTTCGGCTCGATTGTCTTAACTTTAGTATCAGGACTGATTAATCAGCTTTTTTCTAACGTTGATTCATCTTATTAAGTAATATTAAGTAAACAAAAAAGGGTTGACACAACTTTGATTGTGTCAACCCCAAGCTTGGGAACGCGCTTTAACTTAAAATCTAATTCTTGTTACTGAAGAACTAATTTAACGTTGGCATTCTGTAAACCACGCTGTTTAACCTCAGACAAGGTTTTGTTAACAGCATACTTTTGGTTGATTGAGTTGATTAGCTCAGTTTGATTGTGCTTTTTAGCTACACCCCAAAGGTCAGCAATCAGGTCAAAAGTGCCATCGCTATTTTCTGACCAACCCAAGTCATATTCGCCTTCTAATGTTGCAACGATATCAGCACGAAGTCTTTGACCGTTGTAACCACGAACGTCGGCATTATTTTGAACATTAATGCCCAGATCGCGAAGAGAATTTACTAGAATTGCAGAATCGCTGATTTTGGTGCGTAAAGTGCTAAAGTGAGACATAAGATTTCCTCCAGTAGAAGAGAAGTAAACAACAACTTTAAAATCAATAATCGCCTACGTCATAATGAGCGACGAATTATTTTACTGAACTGCTAGCGATCGCTAGCCTCTGCTTCTGCAAATCTTGGGGAATCACAGAAGAAAGCCTGTTAAAACTCCAGTCGCTGATATTCAGCAACGGAGGCTGATGCAGGTCTAGCTCTTTGCCCAGCCCAATCCCTTAGGGCTGTTACCTGCTCAGTCATTGTCCGAGACAGCGGTAGGGTAGCTTTAATCGCAGCAATAATATCTAGCTGCGTAAACTCCCTGTCTTGAGCAAAAGCATCATACATTGCAGCGATGATTGCTTGCTCGATCTCTGCCCCAGAAAAACCATCTGATACCTTAGTGAGCTGCTCTAGATCGAAGCGATTGATCTCAGAACGTCTTTTCCCAAGGTGAATTTTAAAAATATCTGTTCTTTCTGCGGAACTGGGTAAGTCCACAAAAAATATCTCATCGAACCTTCCTTTGCGTAGAAACTCTCCAGGTAATCTTTCAACGCGATT encodes the following:
- a CDS encoding phage holin family protein, translated to MWQFLLTWLATAVSLIVTAFIVPGFAIVSFSSAIIGAAVLGLVNAVVKPILILFTLPLTILTLGLFLLVVNAIALGLVSYLTPGLTIAGFFPAMFGSIVLTLVSGLINQLFSNVDSSY
- a CDS encoding DUF1257 domain-containing protein, coding for MSHFSTLRTKISDSAILVNSLRDLGINVQNNADVRGYNGQRLRADIVATLEGEYDLGWSENSDGTFDLIADLWGVAKKHNQTELINSINQKYAVNKTLSEVKQRGLQNANVKLVLQ